From a region of the Triticum aestivum cultivar Chinese Spring chromosome 7D, IWGSC CS RefSeq v2.1, whole genome shotgun sequence genome:
- the LOC123170075 gene encoding uncharacterized protein isoform X2, whose translation MGDEAVLESILNGEMGPTHMPFALLERITENFSEERKIGQGGFALVYKGIYNGEDIAVKKFYDVQTLDNKHFENECDKLIKIKHPNIVRLVGYCYETQHKYVEYKGVLQFAHHICRILCFEYLQGGSLENHLNESRDHDWPTCYNIIEGTCEALNFLHKGYGSRVLHLDLKPGNILLDKYMGAKVADFGLSTSFNKTRITNTTTGTEYYMAPEFKSKRVISPKNDVYSLGIIIIEIMAGRIGYKIFSAMGDDPQELFIEQVITNWRGRINATTSPFPSAELDQVETCIKIAIKCVDLNRKNRPTVAEILAAMQKTEKRFLAEWRNHAEFHVDESLPIPTKSESRGGSGGEVVDIKEHPWRLHSLTISYQGLIDAFSFSYIDQYGEKQHVGPWGEQHSYHKTETIRFSPSEFVEEVSGAYGSHFENLLVTSLTFVTNVRTYGPFGNPNHQNVAAAPLKFMADEGSSIVAFHGRSGSHLFSIGVYMYPNNKRKGRTLLAPVIPDGESLPNPRSAQDLPTRGGPGGIRGKPWHQRLTIRFAVRASICFVLLLLVSIWCMYRGNPWHHGLQVPEKLSNDSSAWYTVDRGIFWMVQEKLTHFAGSCMGYIYVMSTPNTYTWDMKVVDPADAKAGYTKFDRHRTTCTKSMASGLAKAHKMISSCGHHNSIILFFSDGLINKGDFFDGAENFTSEVPVHAFTLAGDAYNNVLHSIAENSPGGKFHTTPVPERPKLSAPFSKLLDILLGGIPKNDEKPPSPISGREPLDVVIVYAFDSTNSPPAWYTVDGGIFWLVQEKLTHFANSCMGYIYVMSTPNTYTSDMKVVDPAETKDTGYTKFDWRRLTCAKNMGSGLAEAHKMISNRGYRNGIILFFSDGLINEGDFFDGTENFTSKVPVHTFTLGGDAYNHGLQAIAANSPGGTFNPIPVPEKPHLSTPFSNLLDSLLNNTMKD comes from the exons ATGGGGGATGAAGCTGTGCTGGAGAGTATACTTAACGGAGAAATGGGGCCGACACATATGCCATTTGCACTTTTAGAGCGCATCACGGAGAATTTCTCCGAGGAGAGAAAAATTGGCCAGGGTGGATTTGCGTTGGTCTACAAG GGAATTTACAATGGAGAAGACATTGCTGTGAAAAAGTTTTATGATGTGCAAACACTTGACAACAAGCATTTTGAGAATGAATGTGATAAGCTTATAAAGATCAAACATCCAAATATTGTACGGTTAGTTGGCTATTGTTACGAAACACAACACAAATATGTAGAGTACAAAGGTGTTTTGCAGTTTGCTCATCACATATGCCGAATTCTCTGCTTTGAGTACCTGCAGGGAGGAAGCCTAGAAAATCACCTTAATG AATCTCGTGACCATGACTGGCCGACATGTTACAATATAATAGAGGGGACATGTGAAGCTTTAAATTTCCTTCACAAGGGATATGGATCACGAGTTCTTCACCTGGATCTAAAACCCGGGAACATACTACTGGATAAGTACATGGGGGCAAAAGTTGCAGACTTTGGATTGTCAACGTCCTTCAATAAAACCCGTATCACAAATACAACTACAGGAACAGA GTATTATATGGCACCAGAGTTCAAGTCTAAAAGGGTGATCTCACCTAAGAATGATGTTTACAGTTTAGGGATTATAATCATAGAGATAATGGCTGGACGTATAGGCTACAAAATTTTCAGTGCAATGGGTGATGACCCACAGGAATTATTTATTGAGCAG GTAATTACAAATTGGCGCGGACGGATAAATGCAACAACATCACCATTCCCATCAGCAGAATTAGATCAAGTGGAGACATGCATCAAAATAGCAATAAAATGTGTGGATCTTAATAGAAAGAATAGACCCACTGTAGCAGAAATTTTGGCTGCCATGCAGAAGACAGAAAAAAGGTTTCTGGCGGAATGGAGGAATCACGCAGAATTTCATGTGGACGAG AGCTTGCCCATTCCCACTAAGAGTGAATCAAGAGGTGGAAGTGGAGGTGAAGTTGTTGACATCAAAGAACATCCTTGGCGTCTGCATAGTCTGACGATTAGCTACCAAGGGTTAATCGACGCCTTCTCGTTTTCTTACATTGACCAATATGGGGAGAAGCAACATGTAGGTCCTTGGGGCGAACAACACAGTTACCACAAAACTGAAAcg ATCCGCTTCAGCCCTTCGGAGTTTGTAGAGGAAGTATCTGGAGCTTACGGGAGTCATTTTGAAAACCTGCTTGTGACGTCCCTTACATTTGTCACGAACGTCAGAACCTACGGACCTTTCGGAAATCCTAATCATCAAAATGTGGCAGCAGCTCCTCTCAAGTTCATGGCTGACGAGGGCAGCAGCATCGTGGCGTTCCATGGTAGATCTGGTAGCCATCTCTTTTCGATAGGTGTTTACATG TATCCCAACAATAAGAGGAAGGGCAGAACTCTTTTGGCACCGGTGATTCCTGACGGCGAG AGCTTGCCCAATCCCAGGAGTGCACAAGACCTTCCCACTCGAGGTGGACCTGGAGGTATCAGAGGGAAGCCTTGGCATCAGAGACTGACGATTCGCTTTGCTGTGCGGGCGTCTATTTGCTTTGTTCTGCTGTTGCTTGTGTCTATTTGGTGTATGTACAGAGGAAACCCTTGGCATCATGGTCTCCAAGTTCCGGAGAAGCTTTCCAATGACAGTTCAG CCTGGTACACGGTGGATAGGGGGATCTTTTGGATGGTGCAAGAGAAGCTCACCCACTTCGCTGGCAGCTGCATGGGTTACATATACGTCATGTCAACCCCTAACACGTACACATGGGACATGAAAGTAGTTGACCCAGCTGATGCAAAAGCTGGGTACACGAAATTCGACCGGCACAGGACGACCTGCACAAAAAGCATGGCATCAGGCCTCGCCAAGGCACATAAAATGATCAGCAGCTGCGGGCACCACAATagcatcatcttgttcttctccgATGGATTAATAAACAAGGGAGACTTTTTTGATGGAGCCGAGAACTTCACTTCTGAAGTGCCCGTCCATGCATTTACCCTCGCCGGGGACGCATATAACAAT GTTCTCCACTCCATTGCAGAAAATTCTCCGGGTGGGAAGTTTCATACCACCCCTGTTCCAGAAAGGCCAAAACTATCAGCACCCTTCTCGAAGCTACTGGATATCCTCCTTGGTGGCATCCCAAAGAATGATGAGAAGCCTCCTAGTCCTATTTCAG GAAGGGAGCCACTGGACGTGGTAATTGTATATGCCTTTGACAGCACTAACTCGCCCCCTGCCTGGTATACGGTGGATGGTGGGATCTTTTGGTTGGTGCAAGAGAAGCTCACCCACTTCGCTAACAGCTGCATGGGTTACATCTACGTCATGTCCACCCCAAACACGTACACGTCGGACATGAAAGTAGTTGACCCAGCTGAGACAAAGGACACTGGCTACACAAAATTTGACTGGCGTAGGTTGACTTGCGCTAAAAACATGGGATCAGGCCTTGCCGAGGCTCATAAAATGATCAGCAACCGCGGTTATCGCAACggcatcatcttgttcttctccgATGGATTGATAAACGAGGGCGACTTCTTTGATGGAACCGAGAACTTCACCTCCAAAGTTCCTGTTCACACATTTACTCTCGGCGGGGACGCATATAACCAC GGTCTCCAAGCCATTGCGGCAAATTCTCCAGGTGGGACGTTCAACCCCATTCCAGTTCCAGAGAAACCACATCTATCGACGCCCTTCTCAAACCTACTAGATAGCCTCCTCAACAACACCATGAAGGACTGA
- the LOC123170075 gene encoding uncharacterized protein isoform X1, producing the protein MGDEAVLESILNGEMGPTHMPFALLERITENFSEERKIGQGGFALVYKGIYNGEDIAVKKFYDVQTLDNKHFENECDKLIKIKHPNIVRLVGYCYETQHKYVEYKGVLQFAHHICRILCFEYLQGGSLENHLNESRDHDWPTCYNIIEGTCEALNFLHKGYGSRVLHLDLKPGNILLDKYMGAKVADFGLSTSFNKTRITNTTTGTEYYMAPEFKSKRVISPKNDVYSLGIIIIEIMAGRIGYKIFSAMGDDPQELFIEQVITNWRGRINATTSPFPSAELDQVETCIKIAIKCVDLNRKNRPTVAEILAAMQKTEKRFLAEWRNHAEFHVDESLPIPTKSESRGGSGGEVVDIKEHPWRLHSLTISYQGLIDAFSFSYIDQYGEKQHVGPWGEQHSYHKTETIRFSPSEFVEEVSGAYGSHFENLLVTSLTFVTNVRTYGPFGNPNHQNVAAAPLKFMADEGSSIVAFHGRSGSHLFSIGVYMYPNNKRKGRTLLAPVIPDGESLPNPRSAQDLPTRGGPGGIRGKPWHQRLTIRFAVRASICFVLLLLVSIWCMYRGNPWHHGLQVPEKLSNDSSGREPLDVVIVYAFDSTNSTSAWYTVDRGIFWMVQEKLTHFAGSCMGYIYVMSTPNTYTWDMKVVDPADAKAGYTKFDRHRTTCTKSMASGLAKAHKMISSCGHHNSIILFFSDGLINKGDFFDGAENFTSEVPVHAFTLAGDAYNNVLHSIAENSPGGKFHTTPVPERPKLSAPFSKLLDILLGGIPKNDEKPPSPISGREPLDVVIVYAFDSTNSPPAWYTVDGGIFWLVQEKLTHFANSCMGYIYVMSTPNTYTSDMKVVDPAETKDTGYTKFDWRRLTCAKNMGSGLAEAHKMISNRGYRNGIILFFSDGLINEGDFFDGTENFTSKVPVHTFTLGGDAYNHGLQAIAANSPGGTFNPIPVPEKPHLSTPFSNLLDSLLNNTMKD; encoded by the exons ATGGGGGATGAAGCTGTGCTGGAGAGTATACTTAACGGAGAAATGGGGCCGACACATATGCCATTTGCACTTTTAGAGCGCATCACGGAGAATTTCTCCGAGGAGAGAAAAATTGGCCAGGGTGGATTTGCGTTGGTCTACAAG GGAATTTACAATGGAGAAGACATTGCTGTGAAAAAGTTTTATGATGTGCAAACACTTGACAACAAGCATTTTGAGAATGAATGTGATAAGCTTATAAAGATCAAACATCCAAATATTGTACGGTTAGTTGGCTATTGTTACGAAACACAACACAAATATGTAGAGTACAAAGGTGTTTTGCAGTTTGCTCATCACATATGCCGAATTCTCTGCTTTGAGTACCTGCAGGGAGGAAGCCTAGAAAATCACCTTAATG AATCTCGTGACCATGACTGGCCGACATGTTACAATATAATAGAGGGGACATGTGAAGCTTTAAATTTCCTTCACAAGGGATATGGATCACGAGTTCTTCACCTGGATCTAAAACCCGGGAACATACTACTGGATAAGTACATGGGGGCAAAAGTTGCAGACTTTGGATTGTCAACGTCCTTCAATAAAACCCGTATCACAAATACAACTACAGGAACAGA GTATTATATGGCACCAGAGTTCAAGTCTAAAAGGGTGATCTCACCTAAGAATGATGTTTACAGTTTAGGGATTATAATCATAGAGATAATGGCTGGACGTATAGGCTACAAAATTTTCAGTGCAATGGGTGATGACCCACAGGAATTATTTATTGAGCAG GTAATTACAAATTGGCGCGGACGGATAAATGCAACAACATCACCATTCCCATCAGCAGAATTAGATCAAGTGGAGACATGCATCAAAATAGCAATAAAATGTGTGGATCTTAATAGAAAGAATAGACCCACTGTAGCAGAAATTTTGGCTGCCATGCAGAAGACAGAAAAAAGGTTTCTGGCGGAATGGAGGAATCACGCAGAATTTCATGTGGACGAG AGCTTGCCCATTCCCACTAAGAGTGAATCAAGAGGTGGAAGTGGAGGTGAAGTTGTTGACATCAAAGAACATCCTTGGCGTCTGCATAGTCTGACGATTAGCTACCAAGGGTTAATCGACGCCTTCTCGTTTTCTTACATTGACCAATATGGGGAGAAGCAACATGTAGGTCCTTGGGGCGAACAACACAGTTACCACAAAACTGAAAcg ATCCGCTTCAGCCCTTCGGAGTTTGTAGAGGAAGTATCTGGAGCTTACGGGAGTCATTTTGAAAACCTGCTTGTGACGTCCCTTACATTTGTCACGAACGTCAGAACCTACGGACCTTTCGGAAATCCTAATCATCAAAATGTGGCAGCAGCTCCTCTCAAGTTCATGGCTGACGAGGGCAGCAGCATCGTGGCGTTCCATGGTAGATCTGGTAGCCATCTCTTTTCGATAGGTGTTTACATG TATCCCAACAATAAGAGGAAGGGCAGAACTCTTTTGGCACCGGTGATTCCTGACGGCGAG AGCTTGCCCAATCCCAGGAGTGCACAAGACCTTCCCACTCGAGGTGGACCTGGAGGTATCAGAGGGAAGCCTTGGCATCAGAGACTGACGATTCGCTTTGCTGTGCGGGCGTCTATTTGCTTTGTTCTGCTGTTGCTTGTGTCTATTTGGTGTATGTACAGAGGAAACCCTTGGCATCATGGTCTCCAAGTTCCGGAGAAGCTTTCCAATGACAGTTCAG GAAGGGAGCCACTGGACGTGGTGATTGTGTATGCCTTTGATTCCACTAACTCGACCTCAGCCTGGTACACGGTGGATAGGGGGATCTTTTGGATGGTGCAAGAGAAGCTCACCCACTTCGCTGGCAGCTGCATGGGTTACATATACGTCATGTCAACCCCTAACACGTACACATGGGACATGAAAGTAGTTGACCCAGCTGATGCAAAAGCTGGGTACACGAAATTCGACCGGCACAGGACGACCTGCACAAAAAGCATGGCATCAGGCCTCGCCAAGGCACATAAAATGATCAGCAGCTGCGGGCACCACAATagcatcatcttgttcttctccgATGGATTAATAAACAAGGGAGACTTTTTTGATGGAGCCGAGAACTTCACTTCTGAAGTGCCCGTCCATGCATTTACCCTCGCCGGGGACGCATATAACAAT GTTCTCCACTCCATTGCAGAAAATTCTCCGGGTGGGAAGTTTCATACCACCCCTGTTCCAGAAAGGCCAAAACTATCAGCACCCTTCTCGAAGCTACTGGATATCCTCCTTGGTGGCATCCCAAAGAATGATGAGAAGCCTCCTAGTCCTATTTCAG GAAGGGAGCCACTGGACGTGGTAATTGTATATGCCTTTGACAGCACTAACTCGCCCCCTGCCTGGTATACGGTGGATGGTGGGATCTTTTGGTTGGTGCAAGAGAAGCTCACCCACTTCGCTAACAGCTGCATGGGTTACATCTACGTCATGTCCACCCCAAACACGTACACGTCGGACATGAAAGTAGTTGACCCAGCTGAGACAAAGGACACTGGCTACACAAAATTTGACTGGCGTAGGTTGACTTGCGCTAAAAACATGGGATCAGGCCTTGCCGAGGCTCATAAAATGATCAGCAACCGCGGTTATCGCAACggcatcatcttgttcttctccgATGGATTGATAAACGAGGGCGACTTCTTTGATGGAACCGAGAACTTCACCTCCAAAGTTCCTGTTCACACATTTACTCTCGGCGGGGACGCATATAACCAC GGTCTCCAAGCCATTGCGGCAAATTCTCCAGGTGGGACGTTCAACCCCATTCCAGTTCCAGAGAAACCACATCTATCGACGCCCTTCTCAAACCTACTAGATAGCCTCCTCAACAACACCATGAAGGACTGA